The following DNA comes from Bacteroidota bacterium.
CCTATGTCTATAATTAAATTCATTTCGTTCAGAATATTTCTATTCTTTATATTAATACATTTTAGAAACTGATATCAAAATAAATCAATTCATTCAATTTTTTGCAAAAATATAAAAACAAAATTATTTGATTTTTAGAAATTGTTTATATTTTTACTATTTTTAACTGATTTTTTGTTGAATAAACTTATAGACTTATGGTAACGAAGAAAAAAATTCTCATTGTAGAAGACGACCATCTTATTGCAACAATTTTCAGAATGTTTATAAAAGAGTTGAACTACGACCTTATAGATATATTGAGTAATAGCGAAGATGCTATAAAAAAAATTCCTGCCTTAAAGCCAGACATAATACTCATGGATATTTTAATAAACGGGCAGCAAGATGGTATTGAGGTTTCAGAATTCATCACAAAGGAAATTGATGTTCCAATTATTTTTATAACCAGTAATATAGAAGAAGAAATTGTAAAAAGAGCTGTCAATGCAAATGCTTATGGATTTTTGGTGAAACCAATTGATAAAAAAGCATTAGGAATATCAATTGAACTTGCCTACAGAAAACATAAATCTGATATTGAATTGAAGAAAAGAGAATATTTACTGAATAGTATTATTAACCAATCTCCGGATTCAATAATAGTAATACATGACGAAAAAATTGTTTTTGCAAATAACAAAGCTTTGGAACTGTTCAACATATCTGATTTTCAAAAGATTATAAAAAAATCAATTTTAGACTTCTTCGACGAAAAACATTCTGTAGTACTAAAATCGCATATTGATAAAGCAATTGTTGATGAAAAACCTATTGGTGCTTTTTCTATACAATTTTCTCCTATGAACAAAAAATCTCTTGAAATTTTGATTGAGGGCTCTGTTATAAAACACAATAATGAGAATTATATTCAATTAATAATGCAATAACTTTATTTATCTATACTAAAAATGCCAAAATTTATTGGAATCTTCAGCAAGGAAGACAATATCAAAACTCAATTGATTGATGTATCAGAAAACCTGAACTATATTGAGAATATAGGCTATGATAAATTATGCATTCGTGCAAATCTAAACGATAATAAAATTTTCTTTTGGGGAAACATTTTCAATACAGCCGAGCTGAAAAAATTGCTGCAAATTGAAGATAATAATGTTGCAAAAATTGTATTGTCATTATACCTTAAAAAAAAAACGATGGATTGAAATTGCTTGATGGAGATTACAGTTTTGTAATAATCTCAAAAGAAGAAAC
Coding sequences within:
- a CDS encoding response regulator; the protein is MVTKKKILIVEDDHLIATIFRMFIKELNYDLIDILSNSEDAIKKIPALKPDIILMDILINGQQDGIEVSEFITKEIDVPIIFITSNIEEEIVKRAVNANAYGFLVKPIDKKALGISIELAYRKHKSDIELKKREYLLNSIINQSPDSIIVIHDEKIVFANNKALELFNISDFQKIIKKSILDFFDEKHSVVLKSHIDKAIVDEKPIGAFSIQFSPMNKKSLEILIEGSVIKHNNENYIQLIMQ